From the genome of Sulfitobacter sp. DSM 110093, one region includes:
- a CDS encoding bifunctional molybdopterin-guanine dinucleotide biosynthesis adaptor protein MobB/molybdopterin molybdotransferase MoeA: MRVYGVVGWKNAGKTGLMERLVSEITGRGFTVSTVKHAHHTFDVDHPGKDSHRHRIAGAREVLLASGARFALMHELRGADEPPLESHLARLSPVDLVLIEGYKRDGHPKVEAHRAETGNALIAPDDPTVRAVASDVALEMDRPVFDLNDTCAIVDFILRDVGLIATAAAPTTTAPPPLRNDCFALPPGVHWTPVNEALALLKERLHPVTGAETFPAADAGGRIVAEDVTATRANPPLPNTAVDGYGFAGGRDEGLHEFPLVPGRAAAGDRPGAVPAGQAIRVLTGAALPEGVDTVILQEDVTAEGGMLRFHGPVKQGANTRKAGEDVHAGEVILPAGRRIGPAELALLAAAGVAEVSLRKRLKVGVISTGDELVEMGEAARDGQIYDANRPMLLQLAADFGHEAVDLGRVADDRAALRARLDAAAARVDVILTSGGASAGDEDHVSALLTEAGAMQLWRIAVKPGRPLALGMWQDVPVFGLPGNPVAAMVCSLIFARPAMALLAGGGWQEPQGFDVPAAFAKRKKAGRREYLRARMRDGRAEVFASEGSGRISGLSWAEGLVELDEAARDIKPGDTVRFIPYGSFTS, encoded by the coding sequence ATGAGGGTTTACGGCGTCGTCGGATGGAAGAATGCAGGCAAGACCGGATTGATGGAACGGTTGGTCTCTGAGATCACCGGGCGCGGCTTCACCGTCTCGACTGTCAAACATGCGCATCACACTTTCGACGTGGACCACCCCGGCAAGGACAGCCACCGCCACCGCATCGCGGGCGCGCGGGAGGTGCTCTTGGCCTCGGGCGCGCGTTTTGCTTTGATGCATGAGCTGCGCGGGGCCGATGAGCCACCGCTGGAGTCGCATCTGGCGCGGCTTTCGCCGGTCGATCTGGTGCTGATCGAAGGCTACAAACGCGACGGACATCCGAAGGTCGAAGCGCATCGGGCCGAGACCGGAAACGCGCTGATCGCGCCGGATGACCCGACGGTGCGGGCGGTGGCCAGCGACGTGGCGCTTGAGATGGATCGGCCTGTTTTTGATCTGAACGACACCTGCGCGATTGTCGATTTCATCCTGCGCGACGTGGGGCTGATCGCCACCGCAGCGGCACCCACCACAACCGCGCCGCCGCCCCTGCGCAACGACTGTTTCGCCCTGCCGCCCGGCGTGCATTGGACCCCGGTGAATGAGGCGCTGGCGCTGTTAAAAGAGCGCCTCCACCCGGTGACGGGGGCCGAAACCTTTCCCGCCGCCGATGCCGGGGGGCGTATCGTGGCCGAAGACGTCACAGCCACCCGCGCCAACCCGCCGCTCCCGAATACGGCCGTCGATGGCTACGGTTTTGCCGGTGGGCGCGACGAAGGGTTGCATGAGTTTCCGCTGGTGCCGGGCCGGGCTGCGGCGGGGGATCGCCCCGGGGCCGTGCCTGCGGGGCAAGCGATCCGCGTGCTGACCGGCGCGGCGCTGCCTGAGGGCGTGGATACTGTCATCCTGCAAGAGGACGTGACCGCCGAGGGCGGCATGTTGCGGTTTCACGGGCCGGTGAAACAGGGGGCGAACACCCGCAAAGCCGGGGAGGATGTGCACGCGGGGGAGGTGATCCTCCCCGCGGGCAGGCGCATCGGCCCGGCGGAGCTTGCGCTTCTGGCTGCCGCCGGTGTGGCGGAGGTATCCTTGCGCAAAAGGCTCAAGGTCGGTGTGATCTCAACCGGCGACGAATTGGTCGAAATGGGAGAGGCGGCACGCGACGGGCAGATTTACGACGCCAACCGCCCGATGCTGCTGCAACTCGCCGCCGACTTTGGCCATGAGGCGGTCGATCTGGGCCGCGTGGCCGACGACCGCGCCGCGCTGCGTGCGCGGCTTGATGCGGCGGCAGCACGGGTCGATGTAATCCTCACCAGCGGCGGCGCCTCGGCAGGGGACGAAGACCACGTCTCGGCCCTGCTGACCGAAGCGGGGGCGATGCAGCTTTGGCGGATCGCGGTGAAGCCGGGACGGCCCTTGGCGCTTGGGATGTGGCAAGACGTGCCGGTTTTCGGGCTGCCGGGCAATCCGGTGGCAGCGATGGTCTGTTCGTTGATTTTCGCGCGGCCCGCCATGGCGCTTTTGGCCGGGGGCGGCTGGCAGGAACCGCAGGGCTTTGATGTGCCTGCGGCGTTTGCAAAGCGCAAAAAAGCCGGGCGGCGTGAATACCTGCGCGCGCGGATGCGCGATGGCCGCGCCGAGGTCTTTGCCTCCGAAGGATCGGGCCGGATCAGCGGGTTAAGCTGGGCAGAAGGCTTGGTAGAGTTGGACGAAGCCGCCCGCGACATCAAGCCGGGCGACACCGTGCGCTTTATCCCCTACGGCAGCTTTACCAGCTAA